A region of Homo sapiens chromosome 17, GRCh38.p14 Primary Assembly DNA encodes the following proteins:
- the CCDC40 gene encoding coiled-coil domain-containing protein 40 isoform 3 (isoform 3 is encoded by transcript variant 3), with translation MAEPGGAAGRSHPEDGSASEGEKEGNNESHMVSPPEKDDGQKGEEAVGSTEHPEEVTTQAEAAIEEGEVETEGEAAVEGEEEAVSYGDAESEEEYYYTETSSPEGQISAADTTYPYFSPPQELPGEEAYDSVSGEAGLQGFQQEATGPPESRERRVTSPEPSHGVLGPSEQMGQVTSGPAVGRLTGSTEEPQGQVLPMGVQHRFRLSHGSDIESSDLEEFVSQEPVIPPGVPDAHPREGDLPVFQDQIQQPSTEEGAMAERVESEGSDEEAEDEGSQLVVLDPDHPLMVRFQAALKNYLNRQIEKLKLDLQELVVATKQSRAQRQELGVNLYEVQQHLVHLQKLLEKSHDRHAMASSERRQKEEELQAARALYTKTCAAANEERKKLAALQTEMENLALHLFYMQNIDQDMRDDIRVMTQVVKKAETERIRAEIEKKKQDLYVDQLTTRAQQLEEDIALFEAQYLAQAEDTRILRKAVSEACTEIDAISVEKRRIMQQWASSLVGMKHRDEAHRAVLEALSVSLERFPSQNINTARSRLSTTWHSAGILLRGSFLPGASRAFASVCYGGAAVDNRIREC, from the exons ATGGCGGAACCGGGCGGCGCGGCGGGCCG GTCCCATCCGGAAGATGGATCGGCTtctgagggagagaaggaagggaataaTGAAAGCCACATG GTGTCACCACCAGAGAAGGATGATGGCCAGAAAGGTGAAGAAGCTGTCGGTAGCACAGAGCATCCTGAGGAAGTCACAACCCAAGCGGAAGCTGCAATTGAAGAGGGGGAGGTGgagacagaaggggaagcagcagtggaaggggaagaggaggctgTGTCCTATGGAGATGCTGAAAGCGAAGAGGAATATTACTATACAGAAACTTCATCCCCGGAAGGGCAAATCAGTGCTGCAGATACGACTTACCCGTATTTCAGTCCTCCTCAGGAACTGCCTGGAGAGGAGGCATACGATAGTGTTAGCGGGGAGGCTGGTCTCCAAGGCTTCCAGCAAGAGGCCACCGGTCCACCAGAATCCAGAGAAAGGAGGGTCACCTCCCCAGAGCCATCCCACGGAGTCTTAGGCCCGTCGGAGCAAATGGGCCAGGTCACCTCTGGGCCAGCAGTGGGCAGATTG ACAGGATCCACAGAGGAGCCCCAGGGGCAGGTGCTCCCAATGGGCGTCCAGCACCGCTTCCGGCTGAGCCACGGGAGCGACATCGAGTCCTCAGACCTGGAGGAGTTCGTCTCGCAGGAGCCAG TGATCCCCCCAGGGGTGCCCGATGCCCACCCCAGGGAAGGAGACCTGCCAGTGTTCCAGGACCAGATCCAGCAGCCCAGCACCGAGGAGGGGGCCATGGCAGAGAGAGTGGAGTCCGAGGGGAGTGACGAGGAAGCAGAAGACGAAGGGTCCCAGCTGGTGGTTTTGGACCCAGACCAC CCCCTGATGGTAAGATTCCAGGCTGCCCTGAAGAACTACCTGAACCGACAGATCGAAAAGTTGAAGCTGGACCTCCAAGAGCTG GTTGTGGCTACCAAGCAGAGCCGAGCCCAGCGGCAGGAGCTGGGGGTGAATCTCTATGAGGTGCAGCAGCACCTGGTACACCTGCAGAAGCTGCTGGAGAAGAGTCACGACCGCCACGCAATGGCCTCGAGCGAGCGcaggcagaaggaggaggagctgcAGGCCGCCCGCGCTCTCTACACCAAGACCTGCGCAGCCGCCAACGAGGAGCGCAAAAAGT TGGCGGCTCTGCAGACTGAGATGGAGAACTTGGCCCTGCATCTCTTCTACATGCAGAACATCGACCAGGACATGCGTGACGACATCCGCGTGATGACACAAGTGGTAAAGAAGGCCGAGACGGAGAGGATCCGGGCAGAAATCGAGAAGAAAAAGCAG GACCTGTATGTGGACCAGCTCACCACTCGAGCCCAGCAACTGGAAGAAGACATTGCCCTGTTTGAGGCTCAGTACTTGGCCCAAGCTGAGGACACCCGGATTTTAAGGAAAGCAGTGAGTGAG GCCTGCACCGAGATCGACGCCATCAGCGTGGAGAAGAGGCGCATCATGCAGCAATGGGCCAGCAGCCTGGTGGGCATGAAGCACCGCGACGAGGCGCACAGGGCGGTGCTGGAGGCGCTCAG CGTGTCCCTAGAGCGCTTCCCAAGTCAAAATATAAACACCGCTCGTTCCCGCCTTTCTACCACATGGCATTCCGCTGGGATACTTCTACGGGGAAGCTTCCTGCCCGGGGCATCGAGGGCGTTCGCGTCCGTCTGTTATGGCGGTGCTGCTGTAGATAACCGGATCCGCGAATGCTAA